In Carassius auratus strain Wakin chromosome 39, ASM336829v1, whole genome shotgun sequence, a genomic segment contains:
- the LOC113057966 gene encoding ensconsin-like isoform X13, with translation MAEGATSLKGLRAQMAAAAQAQAEERRNQAGNSPTPAASAGTVKTQTRPVIDGAALRIDDKLRVAKERREEQEKQHAARETQLLERERKTRLQVERQMEERQKKLEEQRRKEEQRRAAVEEKRKQKLEEEKEHYEAVMRRTLERSQRVESRERQKRWSWGGLSDSDNKNARRLLAAPVDSSVLSRLLTPTQASLARSKSAAALSAEGGDTQESHLCPRSASASPLQPPPGPLRSRSSDRKKGPPASLSADGISSMMQQAEKEKRFTSPVGKRPASPSSRHRSPSPSPAANTTTRAPSPGAARQSPRFRTPSPSGSKQRPPSPQPSATSKPPPIQKPALTPTGPPTLRKRDSKPKEMSPMMPVTPQSPETSTPSPAPAPKAKEESSSKAAIAGTNSAAEASKILAENRRLVREQKEKEEQQRIQREEEEKLRKEEEKRLAEEERLRRVEEEKRLAEERKREEEVQARIAEEERQRMELEEQQRQVELEKEREEAEAKAQEEAERQRQERERIMQQNQQERMERKKRIEEIMKRTRKTDQIDFKSNDERDIPDENGEEAEDQIYCENKENEAVESEQNVMKTEPSDSQKHHLPVEEPVSEQEEPDDSMNTQTDVDNKENSNGPDTEDFSGDRSPPPKSCLMEGLEFVNEDSKVNLVPGLNGKGGPWSFEELIDLGVHAKSKPLMDDGGPEEPRVASSIHPGLPIEALSEM, from the exons CTGCAGCTGCGCAGGCGCAGGCAGAGGAACGGCGCAACCAGGCAGGGAACAGCCCAACACCAGCAGCTTCAGCCGGCACAGTGAAGACCCAAACCAGGCCAG TCATAGATGGGGCAGCCTTGAGGATAGACGACAAACTCAGAGTGGCcaaagagaggagagaagagcagGAAAAGCAACATG CGGCCCGTGAGACTCAGCTCCTGGAGCGAGAGCGTAAGACCCGGCTGCAGGTGGAGAGACAGATGGAGGAGAGACAGAAGAAGCTGGAAGAGCAGCGCAGGAAGGAAGAACAGAGGAGAGCTGCAGTGGAGGAGAAAAGGAAACAGAAATTAGAGGAAGAAAAG gagcaCTACGAGGCCGTGATGAGACGTACTCTGGAACGCAGCCAGCGAGTAGAGagtagagagagacagaagagatGGTCCTGGGGTGGACTTTCAGACTCTGACAACAAAAATG CTCGCCGCTTGTTGGCTGCCCCTGTGGATAGCAGTGTCCTCAGTCGGCTGCTCACACCCACCCAGGCCTCGCTAGCTAGAAGCAAGAGTGCTGCGGCCCTGTCCGCCGAAGGAGGAGACACCCAAG AGTCTCACCTGTGTCCTCGTTCAGCATCTGCCAGCCCCTTGCAGCCCCCACCAGGACCCCTACGCAGTCGCAGCAGCGATCGAAAAAAAGGCCCTCCAGCTTCTTTGTCTGCAGATGGCATTTCCAGTATGATGCAG CAAGCTGAGAAGGAGAAACGCTTCACGTCACCAGTAGGAAAACGCCCTGCCTCACCCTCTAGTCGTCATCGATCCCCGTCTCCTTCTCCCGCTGCTAACACCACTACAAGAGCGCCCTCACCTGGAGCAGCCAG GCAGAGTCCACGCTTCCGCACTCCTTCCCCAAGTGGTTCGAAACAGCGGCCTCCATCCCCTCAGCCCTCTGCCACATCCAAACCTCCACCCATCCAGAAACCAGCTCTCACCCCCACCGGCCCACCCACCCTTCGCAAGAGGGACTCCAAGCCAAAGGAAATGTCTCCCATGATGCCCGTCACCCCACAGTCTCCAGAAACCAGCACGCCCAGCCCAGCACCCGCACCCAAGGCCAAAGAGG aATCCAGTTCCAAAGCAGCAATCGCAGGAACTAACTCCGCTGCAGAGGCTTCCAAGATCCTGGCGGAGAACCGGCGTCTGGTACGCgagcagaaagagaaagaagagcaaCAACGCatacagagagaagaagaggagaa GCTGAGGAAAGAGGAGGAGAAGCGGCTGGCGGAAGAGGAGCGCTTGAGGCGTGTAGAGGAGGAGAAGAGGCTTGcggaggagaggaagagagaagaggAGGTGCAGGCTCGTATAGCAGAGGAGGAGAGACAGCGAATGGAGCTGGAGGAGCAGCAAAGACAGGTTGAGCTAGAGAAAGAG CGAGAGGAGGCTGAAGCAAAGGCCCAAGAGGAAGCAGAAAGGCAGCGTCAAGAGAGAGAACGCATTATGCAGCAGAACCAACAGGAGCGCATGGAGAGAAAGAAG AGAATTGAAGAAATTATGAAGAGGACCAGAAAAACAGACCAAATCGATTTTAAG AGTAATGACGAGAGGGACATTCCTGATGAAAATGGAGAGGAGGCTGAGGACCAAATATACTGTGAAAATAAGG AGAACGAGGCTGTCGAGTCAGAGCAGAATGTCATGAAGACAGAGCCATCAGACTCTCAGAAGCATCACTTACCTGTGGAGGAGCCAGTCAGCGAGCAAGAAGAGCCAGATGATAGtatgaacacacaaacagatgTGGACAATAAAGAGAACAGCAATGGACCAGATACAGAGGATTTCTCAGGGGACCG CAGCCCCCCTCCCAAGTCTTGTCTGATGGAAGGCTTGGAGTTTGTGAACGAGGACTCTAAAGTGAACCTGGTGCCAGGGTTGAATGGTAAAGGAGGACCCTGGAGCTTTGAGGAGCTGATCGACCTGGGTGTTCATGCAAAGAGCAAACCCCTGATGGATGATGGGGGCCCTGAAGAGCCTAGAGTGGCCAGCTCCATTCATCCAGGCCTGCCTATTGAAGCTCTGTCTG AGATGTGA
- the LOC113057966 gene encoding ensconsin-like isoform X9, producing the protein MAEGATSLKGLRAQMAAAAQAQAEERRNQAGNSPTPAASAGTVKTQTRPVIDGAALRIDDKLRVAKERREEQEKQHAARETQLLERERKTRLQVERQMEERQKKLEEQRRKEEQRRAAVEEKRKQKLEEEKEHYEAVMRRTLERSQRVESRERQKRWSWGGLSDSDNKNDKRSSSTTNLKQTDSVISKRLSSSSATLLNSPDKTRRLLAAPVDSSVLSRLLTPTQASLARSKSAAALSAEGGDTQESHLCPRSASASPLQPPPGPLRSRSSDRKKGPPASLSADGISSMMQQAEKEKRFTSPVGKRPASPSSRHRSPSPSPAANTTTRAPSPGAARQSPRFRTPSPSGSKQRPPSPQPSATSKPPPIQKPALTPTGPPTLRKRDSKPKEMSPMMPVTPQSPETSTPSPAPAPKAKEESSSKAAIAGTNSAAEASKILAENRRLVREQKEKEEQQRIQREEEEKLRKEEEKRLAEEERLRRVEEEKRLAEERKREEEVQARIAEEERQRMELEEQQRQVELEKEREEAEAKAQEEAERQRQERERIMQQNQQERMERKKRIEEIMKRTRKTDQIDFKSNDERDIPDENGEEAEDQIYCENKENEAVESEQNVMKTEPSDSQKHHLPVEEPVSEQEEPDDSMNTQTDVDNKENSNGPDTEDFSGDRSPPPKSCLMEGLEFVNEDSKVNLVPGLNGKGGPWSFEELIDLGVHAKSKPLMDDGGPEEPRVASSIHPGLPIEALSEM; encoded by the exons CTGCAGCTGCGCAGGCGCAGGCAGAGGAACGGCGCAACCAGGCAGGGAACAGCCCAACACCAGCAGCTTCAGCCGGCACAGTGAAGACCCAAACCAGGCCAG TCATAGATGGGGCAGCCTTGAGGATAGACGACAAACTCAGAGTGGCcaaagagaggagagaagagcagGAAAAGCAACATG CGGCCCGTGAGACTCAGCTCCTGGAGCGAGAGCGTAAGACCCGGCTGCAGGTGGAGAGACAGATGGAGGAGAGACAGAAGAAGCTGGAAGAGCAGCGCAGGAAGGAAGAACAGAGGAGAGCTGCAGTGGAGGAGAAAAGGAAACAGAAATTAGAGGAAGAAAAG gagcaCTACGAGGCCGTGATGAGACGTACTCTGGAACGCAGCCAGCGAGTAGAGagtagagagagacagaagagatGGTCCTGGGGTGGACTTTCAGACTCTGACAACAAAAATG ACAAGCGCTCTTCCTCTACTACAAACCTGAAACAGACTGACTCAGTTATCAGCAAGCGTCTCTCCTCATCCTCAGCCACCCTCCTTAATTCTCCTGATAAAA CTCGCCGCTTGTTGGCTGCCCCTGTGGATAGCAGTGTCCTCAGTCGGCTGCTCACACCCACCCAGGCCTCGCTAGCTAGAAGCAAGAGTGCTGCGGCCCTGTCCGCCGAAGGAGGAGACACCCAAG AGTCTCACCTGTGTCCTCGTTCAGCATCTGCCAGCCCCTTGCAGCCCCCACCAGGACCCCTACGCAGTCGCAGCAGCGATCGAAAAAAAGGCCCTCCAGCTTCTTTGTCTGCAGATGGCATTTCCAGTATGATGCAG CAAGCTGAGAAGGAGAAACGCTTCACGTCACCAGTAGGAAAACGCCCTGCCTCACCCTCTAGTCGTCATCGATCCCCGTCTCCTTCTCCCGCTGCTAACACCACTACAAGAGCGCCCTCACCTGGAGCAGCCAG GCAGAGTCCACGCTTCCGCACTCCTTCCCCAAGTGGTTCGAAACAGCGGCCTCCATCCCCTCAGCCCTCTGCCACATCCAAACCTCCACCCATCCAGAAACCAGCTCTCACCCCCACCGGCCCACCCACCCTTCGCAAGAGGGACTCCAAGCCAAAGGAAATGTCTCCCATGATGCCCGTCACCCCACAGTCTCCAGAAACCAGCACGCCCAGCCCAGCACCCGCACCCAAGGCCAAAGAGG aATCCAGTTCCAAAGCAGCAATCGCAGGAACTAACTCCGCTGCAGAGGCTTCCAAGATCCTGGCGGAGAACCGGCGTCTGGTACGCgagcagaaagagaaagaagagcaaCAACGCatacagagagaagaagaggagaa GCTGAGGAAAGAGGAGGAGAAGCGGCTGGCGGAAGAGGAGCGCTTGAGGCGTGTAGAGGAGGAGAAGAGGCTTGcggaggagaggaagagagaagaggAGGTGCAGGCTCGTATAGCAGAGGAGGAGAGACAGCGAATGGAGCTGGAGGAGCAGCAAAGACAGGTTGAGCTAGAGAAAGAG CGAGAGGAGGCTGAAGCAAAGGCCCAAGAGGAAGCAGAAAGGCAGCGTCAAGAGAGAGAACGCATTATGCAGCAGAACCAACAGGAGCGCATGGAGAGAAAGAAG AGAATTGAAGAAATTATGAAGAGGACCAGAAAAACAGACCAAATCGATTTTAAG AGTAATGACGAGAGGGACATTCCTGATGAAAATGGAGAGGAGGCTGAGGACCAAATATACTGTGAAAATAAGG AGAACGAGGCTGTCGAGTCAGAGCAGAATGTCATGAAGACAGAGCCATCAGACTCTCAGAAGCATCACTTACCTGTGGAGGAGCCAGTCAGCGAGCAAGAAGAGCCAGATGATAGtatgaacacacaaacagatgTGGACAATAAAGAGAACAGCAATGGACCAGATACAGAGGATTTCTCAGGGGACCG CAGCCCCCCTCCCAAGTCTTGTCTGATGGAAGGCTTGGAGTTTGTGAACGAGGACTCTAAAGTGAACCTGGTGCCAGGGTTGAATGGTAAAGGAGGACCCTGGAGCTTTGAGGAGCTGATCGACCTGGGTGTTCATGCAAAGAGCAAACCCCTGATGGATGATGGGGGCCCTGAAGAGCCTAGAGTGGCCAGCTCCATTCATCCAGGCCTGCCTATTGAAGCTCTGTCTG AGATGTGA